The following coding sequences lie in one Aspergillus luchuensis IFO 4308 DNA, chromosome 8, nearly complete sequence genomic window:
- a CDS encoding MBL fold metallo-hydrolase (COG:S;~EggNog:ENOG410PNYW;~InterPro:IPR001279,IPR036866;~PFAM:PF00753) has translation MSGLRVSVHTVPPIPCVDHVSHRQNTTRSPETCTLIYSENEAVLVDTAITINQNRDLIKWIEKTAPGRKLSYIYITHGHADHFLGLPLLLQHFPEAKAVATKATVRHIEQQISEEGFSAWLAFFPGDQLSTQHRLPEALPSNNKFLLEGRWVFEAIECGHSDTFDSTVLWVPDLRLAVCGDVVYGDVHQMLFEANTPEKREEWIRAVEKVEALNPVYVVPGHRNADEMDGIWHLEATKKYIRDFTGLLEQKPQTVSELYSAMIAKYPNRFNPMVLGWGCAGAHLSGEVPSAT, from the coding sequence ATGTCTGGCCTAAGAGTGTCTGTTCATACGGTGCCGCCAATCCCTTGTGTCGACCATGTGTCACATCGGCAGAATACTACACGGTCTCCCGAAACTTGCACTCTGATTTACTCGGAGAATGAAGCTGTTCTTGTTGATACTGCGATCACGATCAACCAGAACAGAGACTTGATCAAATGGATCGAAAAAACTGCACCAGGACGAAAGCTTTCCTATATCTATATCACACACGGCCATGCGGACCACTTCCTTGGCCTCCCGTTGCTGTTGCAGCACTTTCCAGAAGCGAAAGCAGTGGCAACCAAGGCGACTGTCCGTCATATCGAGCAGCAAATCTCCGAGGAGGGGTTCTCGGCGTGGCTTGCGTTTTTCCCGGGAGATCAACTTTCTACCCAGCACCGGCTACCGGAAGCTCTCCCAAGCAATAATAAGTTCTTACTAGAAGGCCGATGGGTTTTCGAGGCAATTGAGTGCGGCCATTCCGACACATTTGACTCAACTGTACTGTGGGTCCCAGACCTGCGGTTGGCCGTCTGTGGAGATGTGGTATATGGCGATGTTCACCAGATGCTTTTCGAAGCGAACACCCCAGAGAAGCGAGAAGAATGGATCAGAGCGGTTGAGAAGGTTGAGGCACTTAATCCCGTCTATGTGGTGCCCGGTCACCGGAACGCGGATGAAATGGATGGCATATGGCATCTGGAAGCAACCAAAAAGTATATTAGAGACTTCACGGGTTTGTTAGAACAGAAACCTCAGACCGTAAGCGAATTGTACTCTGCTATGATTGCGAAGTATCCTAATAGGTTTAATCCTATGGTCTTGGGTTGGGGCTGTGCTGGTGCCCATCTGTCTGGTGAAGTTCCCTCAGCCACCTGA
- a CDS encoding tautomerase family protein (COG:S;~EggNog:ENOG410PQAI;~InterPro:IPR028116,IPR014347;~PFAM:PF14832), with protein sequence MPFWQIFHPSGTFEDTASKKALTEDITKIYTGIGLPAFYVVINFMKLPPGDTWVGAEIRTEKPFIRIIADHIAVRLENDDQIYKSTCDAIDKALKPHIADRGYDWEFHVDETERRLWRVNGLVPPPFGSDAEKIWAKENKPVAWEGA encoded by the coding sequence ATGCCCTTTTGGCAAATTTTTCACCCCTCCGGCACCTTCGAGGACACCGCTTCCAAGAAAGCTTTGACAGAAGACATCACCAAGATATACACCGGAATTGGGCTTCCTGCATTCTATGTGGTCATCAACTTTATGAAACTTCCCCCCGGAGATACCTGGGTCGGCGCTGAAATCAGAACGGAGAAACCGTTTATTCGTATTATTGCTGACCACATCGCCGTTCGACTCGAAAATGACGACcaaatttataaatctacaTGCGACGCGATTGACAAAGCTTTGAAGCCTCATATTGCCGATAGAGGTTACGATTGGGAATTTCATGTCGATGAGACCGAAAGGAGGCTATGGCGGGTCAATGGATTAGTTCCTCCTCCGTTTGGGAgtgatgcggagaagattTGGGCGAAGGAAAACAAGCCGGTCGCTTGGGAAGGCGCTTAG
- a CDS encoding uncharacterized protein (COG:S;~EggNog:ENOG410PRC3;~InterPro:IPR021765;~go_process: GO:0043386 - mycotoxin biosynthetic process [Evidence IEA]) has translation MSAEQVEIHKNHCFDAISQAILCHGDISLIYWWDPNYTYIDDDGTERYMEDYLQKTPKERQVGLHASWSSEVQCRDMDAINTRVKARIVDPEKYGGRDGD, from the exons ATGTCTGCGGAGCAGGTTGAGATACATAAGA ATCATTGCTTTGATGCCATTAGCCAGGCTATTTTGTGTCATGGTGACATCTCGTTAATCTACTGGTGGGATCCCAACTATACGTATATTGACGATGACGGCACAGAGCGGTATATGGAGGACTACCTACAAAAGACCCCTAAGGAGCGACAGGTGGGACTACATGCTTCATGGAGCTCTGAAGTACAGTGTCGGGATATGGATGCAATTAACACCCGGGTCAAGGCACGTATTGTTGATCCTGAAAAATATGGAGGCAGGGATGGTGATTGA
- a CDS encoding uncharacterized protein (COG:S;~EggNog:ENOG410PQAI;~InterPro:IPR028116,IPR014347), which translates to MHKVHETLKPFIADEGYNWEVNGEELEREFVHVNGFRIPPTGSEDEKRWFRENEPSPWGPYLTE; encoded by the coding sequence ATGCATAAAGTACATGAGACTTTGAAGCCGTTTATTGCAGACGAAGGCTACAACTGGGAGGTCAACGGCGAGGAGCTTGAGCGCGAATTCGTCCACGTCAATGGTTTCAGAATCCCTCCTACTGGGTctgaggatgagaagaggtGGTTCCGTGAAAACGAACCGTCGCCTTGGGGGCCTTACCTTACGGAGTAG
- a CDS encoding MBL fold metallo-hydrolase (COG:S;~EggNog:ENOG410PV3K;~InterPro:IPR001279,IPR036866;~PFAM:PF00753), protein MGLDYKVFTSRRSGVSRTTPAGHDHLKWVPTTSTLIFGQRDAVLVDTQLTKDAAKDLVDWVVGTGKNLTTIYITHAHGDHFYGTGAILEKFPDAKVVATPETVSGMAKAISPEGLDSFWRNLFPGQIPDKLVIATPLEQDHFMLENERLEVVRLGHTDTDDTTALWVPAIGLVVAGDAVYNNTHPYLGESKSQEARSRWVASLDKIAALQPRIVVGGHSDPSKEFSADAVQATKDYLNDFARLDEQTSTTEELYAQMMELHPTRLNIGSLWGGASLVKR, encoded by the coding sequence ATGGGTCTCGATTACAAAGTCTTCACCAGCAGACGTTCCGGCGTCAGTCGGACCACACCGGCTGGCCATGATCATCTCAAGTGGGTGCCGACTACTTCGACCTTGATATTTGGCCAGAGAGATGCAGTCCTGGTTGATACCCAATTAACCAAGGATGCTGCGAAAGACTTGGTAGACTGGGTAGTAGGCACCGGGAAAAACCTTACGACAATATATATCACCCATGCCCATGGAGATCATTTCTACGGTACCGGTGCCATTCTTGAAAAGTTTCCGGACGCAAAGGTTGTGGCTACGCCGGAGACTGTGTCCGGGATGGCTAAGGCTATATCCCCGGAAGGCCTGGACTCATTTTGGAGAAATCTTTTCCCTGGGCAGATCCCAGACAAGCTGGTGATCGCCACTCCGCTCGAACAAGACCACTTCATGCTGGAAAATGAGCGATTGGAAGTGGTCAGGTTGGGGCATACGGATACAGATGATACAACAGCTCTCTGGGTGCCTGCAATCGGCTTGGTTGTTGCGGGCGACGCAGTCTACAACAACACTCACCCATACTTGGGAGAATCGAAATCCCAAGAGGCCAGATCGCGATGGGTGGCATCGCTCGATAAGATTGCAGCCCTTCAACCAAGAATTGTCGTCGGAGGCCATAGTGATCCATCTAAAGAATTCTCTGCGGATGCCGTCCAAGCGACCAAGGATTATTTGAATGACTTTGCGCGACTGGATGAGCAAACATCCACCACTGAGGAATTATATGCGCAAATGATGGAACTTCACCCTACTAGATTGAATATCGGCTCCCTATGGGGAGGTGCATCACTCGTGAAGAGATGA
- a CDS encoding alpha/beta hydrolase (COG:O;~EggNog:ENOG410Q2DE;~InterPro:IPR000073,IPR029058;~PFAM:PF12697,PF12146), whose protein sequence is MPIRDVAFETSDHLTLRGWVFTPSSFDGKLPCVVMAHGFAAHKEFNLGSFAEYFTSNLPVAVLAYDHRCTGASDGEPRREIIPALQISDYSDAITFAQSLPEVAAHKIAIWGSSYSGGHVLTVGAVDRRVKAVISQVPLTSGWDTFHRINRADSIPRLNKLFENACPADELEIGAVDRLARARGEEPARVPVVDKDPHAFSVLPSEDSYIGYSSGIPLGWVNDVTLKSLEAFRAYEPSALIERISPTPLLMIVMDNDVVTPTDLALGAFARAKEPKQLHILPGGHFDPYNGQLFDENAPVQARFLQNHLLK, encoded by the exons ATGCCTATCCGCGATGTTGCATTCGAAACGTCTGACCACCTCACACTTCGAGGTTGGGTCTTCACTCCCAGCTCCTTCGATGGAAAGCTTCCGTGTGTGGTAATGGCGCACGGCTTTGCAGCCCATAAAGAATTCAACCTAGGTAGCTTTGCGGAGTATTTCACTTCGAACCTGCCAGTCGCTGTACTTGCCTATGATCATCGTTGTACCGGTGCCAGTGATGGAGAACCAAGACGAGAAATCATCCCTGCTTTACAAATAAGCGACTATTCCGATGCTATCACTTTTGCACAATCTCTACCAGAGGTTGCCGCCCACAAAATTGCTATCTGGGGAAGTTCATACAGTGGAGGTCACGTTCTCACAGTTGGAGCGGTTGATCGTCGAGTCAAAGCTGTTATTAGCCAAGT CCCCCTAACCAGTGGATGGGATACGTTCCATCGCATAAACAGAGCTGACTCGATTCCGAGACTCAACAAGTTATTCGAAAACG CCTGTCCTGCTGACGAGCTTGAAATCGGGGCCGTAGATCGCCTTGCTCGCGCAAGAGGTGAAGAGCCGGCTCGGGTGCCCGTGGTAGACAAAGATCCTCACGCCTTTTCCGTTCTTCCTTCAGAGGACAGCTATATCGGCTACAGCTCAGGAATACCATTAGGGTGGGTAAATGATGTGACACTTAAGAG CCTCGAGGCATTCCGAGCATACGAACCTTCGGCGCTTATTGAACGTATCAGCCCTACTCCGTTGCTAATGATTGTGATGGATAATGATGTTGTCACACCTACCGACCTTGCGCTTGGTGCTTTCGCAAGAGCAAAGGAACCCAAGCAATTACATATTCTGCCGGGAGGTCATTTCGACCCATATAATGGGCAACTCTTCGATGAAAATGCCCCGGTACAGGCTAGGTTTCTACAGAATCATCTCCTAAAGTAG